In the Micropterus dolomieu isolate WLL.071019.BEF.003 ecotype Adirondacks unplaced genomic scaffold, ASM2129224v1 contig_13903, whole genome shotgun sequence genome, aatgaaatgaaataaacgTTTGAAATATTGAATTTGAATAtaatcagtctgtgtgtaatgaatgaatataatatccaagtttcactttttgaatggaattactgaaataaatcaactttttaatgATATTCTAATTGCATGATCAGCACCTGTATATGATATTTCAATATCATTGACCTAGCTTATTACTACGGTTTTGCTATTTGCTACGATACTGGTCCACACTGTGGAGTGTCAGGatttaaacagtaacgttacagttatGTGAGGGCGTCGCTAGAAATGTTGGCATAGTgagtaacgttataactaatgAATATGGCGATGCAAAAGATCTCCGATCtgtgctgatttttttttttaccaaaacgGTTAACAGTGAACTAACTAATTAACCGTAACTGTAATGCTAACGTTACGTTCCTGGACGACGTGGCAGTGCTGGACGACGTGGCGGTACTGGAGGCAGTGCTGGACAACGTGGCAACGGTGGACAACGTGGCAGTGCTGGACAACGTGGCAGTGCTGGACGACGTGGCAGTGCTGGACGATGTGGCGGTACTGGAGGCAGTGCTGGACAACGTGGCAGTGGTGGACAACGTGGCAGTGCTGGACGACGTGGCAGTGCTGGAGCTGGACGACGTGGCGGTACTGGAGGcggtgctggacgacgtggCGGCACTGGAGGCAGTGCTGGACGACGTGGCAGTGCTGGACAACGTGGCGGTGCTGGACGATGTGGCGGTACTGGAGGCAGTGCTGGACAACGTGGCAGTGGTGGACGACGTGGCGGTACTGGAGCTGGACGACGTGGCGGTACTGGAGGcggtgctggacgacgtggCGGTACTGGAGCTGGATGACGTGGCGGTACTGGAGGcggtgctggacgacgtggCGGCACTGGAGGCAGTGCTGGACGACGTGGCAGTGCTAGACGACGTGGCGGTACTGGAGGCGGTGCCGGACGACGTGGTGGTGCTGGACGACGTGGCGGCTGCTGCGGGAGGGGCCACTTTCTGCTGAGGTTTCTGTAAAGTACAGTTTGAGTACAGGTTTCAGGCATCTCTTAGGAACTGCACCCTGCTTTTTCCTTAAGGTGCCTTAACCTACCTCTGTCTCTTTAGTGACAATATAGAGTCTGAAGCGCTTCAGCAACTTTGAAGATTTACGTAAAAGACAGTATCAGATAGACATTCCAGATCAAACTGTGTGTTGGTGTTACAATCAAACTATCGCCTCAAATGTCATTTATTGTACTTTGTGTATATAGACCACCAAATGCAACAAGCGATTTTTATACTGGTTtaacaaaaattttaaaaacatatgaaCGAAAGGAAATATTGCTCATGGGTGACCTCAACATAAATTGGCTTGATAAAGGCAagagaaaacaattaaaagacATTGCAAACTCAATACAAATGACACAATTCATTAAAAAACCTACTAGAATAACAAAAACGTCTCAAACTTTGATAGACCTAATATTCACCAATAAACCAGACAGGATAGTTAAAACATATAACCTAATAACTGGACTATCCAATCATAATTTTGTACTAATAGCcaggaaattaaataaatcaagatACATAAACAAAGAACAATCAAATAAACAATGCAAATTTCCTCATATTCCTAAAAAAtcaagaacattttaaaaatgatttaaaggaAATTGATTGGGCCTCCAAAATTGATAAAGAAAGCTGTGTACATACATGCAACA is a window encoding:
- the LOC123966646 gene encoding uncharacterized protein DDB_G0271670-like — encoded protein: KPQQKVAPPAAAATSSSTTTSSGTASSTATSSSTATSSSTASSAATSSSTASSTATSSSSSTATSSSTASSTATSSSSSTATSSTTATLSSTASSTATSSSTATLSSTATSSSTASSAATSSSTASSTATSSSSSTATSSSTATLSTTATLSSTASSTATSSSTATSSSTATLSSTATLSTVATLSSTASSTATSSSTATSSRN